GGCGCGCGACGTGCTGGGGTGGCAGCCGCAGCACACCGCTCGCGAGGTGCTCGACGAGGTGGTCGCCGGCATGGCCGACCGCGCAGACGGACCCTTCCCGCCCCTGCGGGCACGGACCCCCGGCGACGAGCTCGGGTACCTGCTGCGGCACGGGCCGGTCTGGTGGCGCCCCGAGACCTGACCCGCGGTCGAGCAGCGTCCCGGGCGAGGGTGAGGTCAGCCCGAGCGGCGGTGGCGCACGTCCTCGTCGGTGCGCATCGCCCAGCGGACGACGGAGGTCGCCGCGCCCCCGAGCGGCCGGCCCACCAGGTGCTCGGTGACGGGCAGCCACGGCAGCCGCAGCGGCCGGCGGGCCCACCGGGGCAGCATCGCCACGGCACCGGCCGCCAGCGCGGCATACCCGGGGCGTGCGGCGAGCGGCAGCGGCGGGTGCACGAGCAGGAAGCGGGCGGCGTCGCGGGCCTCCGGCGTGCTGGCCAGCTCGGATCGGTAGGACTCGATGCCCTCGCGCAGCTGCGCCACGGTGGTCGGCGGGTCCAGCACCCCCAGCCGGCTGGCGACCACGGCGGTCTGCTCGACGTAGGTGTCGGCCTCCTCGGGGGTGAGCGGCTGCTCGGCGTACCGCTGGTAGGAGGTCAGGAAGCTGTCGGCCTCGGTGAGGTGCACCCATCGCAGCAGGTGTGGGTCGTCGGCGGCGTAGGCCCGACCGTCCGGGGCGACCCCGCGCACCCGGCGGTGGATGCCGCGCACCCGGGCGATCTGCCGCTCCGCGTGCTCGATGGTGCCGAACGTCGTCGTGGCGAGGAACTCGCTGGTGCGCTGCAGGCGGCCCCACGGGTCGCCCTTGTAGCCGGAGTGGCCCGCGACGCCGGCCATGGCCAGCGGGTGCAGCGACTGCAGCAGCAGGGCGCGGATGCCGGCCGGGAACATCGAGGCGTCGGCGTGCACCCGCCAGATGGGGTCGTCGGGGGTGAACCACCGTGGGCCCTCGGTGAGCCAGATCGCGGCGGCCTTCTCCCGGGCGTCCTCGCCGGCCACCCGCGACCGCAGGGCGCTCGCGAGCTGGGTGCGCGCCAGGCTGAGGGCGGGGTCGAGTGGGCTCACGTGACGTCGAACGGCACAGCGGCGGTCGAGGTTCCGCCGGTTCAGGCCTCGCCGGGGCGCACCAGACCGGTCTCGTAGGCGG
This Knoellia sp. p5-6-4 DNA region includes the following protein-coding sequences:
- a CDS encoding oxygenase MpaB family protein; this encodes MSPLDPALSLARTQLASALRSRVAGEDAREKAAAIWLTEGPRWFTPDDPIWRVHADASMFPAGIRALLLQSLHPLAMAGVAGHSGYKGDPWGRLQRTSEFLATTTFGTIEHAERQIARVRGIHRRVRGVAPDGRAYAADDPHLLRWVHLTEADSFLTSYQRYAEQPLTPEEADTYVEQTAVVASRLGVLDPPTTVAQLREGIESYRSELASTPEARDAARFLLVHPPLPLAARPGYAALAAGAVAMLPRWARRPLRLPWLPVTEHLVGRPLGGAATSVVRWAMRTDEDVRHRRSG